The genomic segment GCCCTGGGCATGGTTGCCTGCGCTCGAAGTGATCACACCGCGTGAGCGTTCATCGTCCGACAATTGAGCCATGCGGTTGTAAGCACCGCGCAGCTTGAAGGAAAAGACCGGTTGTAGATCCTCACGTTTGAGCCAAACACGATTGTTCAGACGCCGGCTGAGATTGGTCGCTGTCTCGAGCGGGCTCTCGCGGGCAACGTCGTAAACCCTCGCGCGCAGGATCCTTTGCAGGTAATCATCCATCGAATCAGTCTGACAACCAGAGGCTTTCACGGGCAGCAGGCACGCCTCGTAGATTGACTCAATCTGCCGGGAGGCTCATGCACCTGAGCGATCTATCGCATCCCAATCAGCTGCATGGTCTATCAGTGGCCGAGCTTGAAGATGTTGCGGCCCAAATCAGACAGCGTCATCTGGAAGTTGTCTCCAACAGCGGTGGTCACCTCGGTCCTGGCCTTGGGGTTGTTGAGCTCACTCTTGCCCTCTATCAAACCCTGGATTTGGATCGTGACCGGGTGGTCTGGGACGTTGGTCACCAGGCCTATCCACACAAGCTGATCACTGGTCGCTACTCCGATTTCGATTCGCTCAGACAGAAGGGCGGAGTGGCGGGATATCTCAAGCGCTCTGAAAGCACTTTCGATCATTTTGGTGCTGGTCATGCCAGTACCTCCATTTCAGCTGCACTGGGAATGGCCATGGCCCGGGACCGGCTTGGCCAGGATCACAAATGCGTTGCAGTCATAGGCGACGGAGCACTCACCGGTGGAATGGCCCTTGAGGCCATCAACCATGCGGGTCATATGCCCAACACACCCCTTTTGGTGGTGCTCAACGACAACGACATGTCCATTTCCCCGCCCGTCGGGGCTCTCTCAAGTCATCTGAATCGGATGAGGCTTAGCCCTCCAATGCAGTTTCTCTCAGGAAGCGTTGAAGAAAGCATGCGTCATCTGCCGTTTATGGGTGGTGATCTCCCTGCTGAACTCAACCGACTCAAGGGCAGCATGCGCCGTCTGGCGGTGCCCAAGCTCGGTGCTGTCTTCGAAGAACTTGGCTTCACCTATATGGGGCCTGTGGATGGTCACGACATTGCAGAGATGATGAGAACGTTCCAGGAAGCTCACCGCGTTGGTGGTCCAGTTCTGGTGCATGTGCTCACTACCAAAGGCAAGGGCTACCCCTATGCGGAGGCCGATCAGGTGGGTTATCACGCCCAGTCGGCTTTTGACCTCAATACCGGTAAGGCCCGACCGAGCAAAACCCCCAAACCTCCCAGCTACAGCAAGGTTTTCGGACAGACCCTGGTCAAAATCTGCGAGCAGAACCCTCGTGTTGTCGGAATTACAGCAGCCATGGCCACCGGCACGGGTCTGGACTTGCTGCAGAAAGCTTTGCCCGATCAATACATCGACGTGGGCATTGCTGAACAACATGCGGTGACCCTGGCTGCTGGCATGGCATCCGATGGTCTTCGGCCTGTTGTGGCCATCTACAGCACTTTCCTGCAAAGGGCTTTTGACCAGTTGATTCACGATGTGGGGATTCAGAAACTACCGGTCACATTCGTGTTGGACCGTGCTGGGGTCGTCGGTGCCGATGGCCCGACCCACCAGGGTCAGTACGACATCAGCTACATGCGCGCCATCCCCAACTTCACTGTGATGGCTCCGAAGGATGAGGCTGAACTCCAACGCATGCTGGTCAGTTCCCTCAAGCACGATGGACCGTGTGCAATCCGGATTCCGAGGGGCCCCGGTGAAGGTGTTCCTCTGATGGAAGAGGGGTGGGAGCCGCTACCGATCGGTTGTGGCGAAGTCCTCCGCTCGGGGGATGATCTGGTGATCGTGGCCTATGGAGCCATGAATGCCAAAGCGATGGCGACAGCTGAAATCCTTGCCTCTCAGGGGATTCAAGCCACGGTCGTCAATGCTCGATTCCTCAGACCTCTCGACACAGAATTACTGCACCCACTGGCCAAGCGCATCGGTCGACTGGTCACCATGGAGGAAGGATCACTGGAAGGCGGCTTTGGTTCCGCGGTGATTGAGTCCCTTCAGGAATCTGAACTCCATCTGCCTGTCATGAGGCTGGGAATTCCAGATGTTCTGGTGGACCATGCCACGCCACAGCAGAGTTTCGAAACGCTTGGCCTGCTGCCTGATCAGATGGCTGAGAGAATCCGAGAACGCTTCAACTTGATCACCACCCAGATTCAGAACAGCTCAGAAACTGGCGTTGAAATCCCATCAGTTCGAAGCTGAAAGCACAAAAAAGGGTGGCCATGCCACCCCGAGATTCCAATCATTCAGTTCAGGGTCTTTTTAAAGAACCCCTCTGGTCGCCAGGCCGAGGATGGCGCCCATTCCAATCACATGACCAAGGCTTGTTGTAGCCAGCAGTGAAGCGTGGCTCATTCCACCGAAAAATGCTGGATTGGGCAACTGGGCCCCCTCGTTCGGAAATTTGATCGCAGCTTTGCCGATCACAATGGCGATGACGTTGCAAACAATCATCACGAGCCCCACCTTTGGAGACCAGGTAACCGTGGCTGGAGCAATGGCCAGAAGTGGAGCGAGCATGAAGAACAGAGGCAACGATTTATCTTCCAGCCTTTAGGCACTCACGTACAACTCTTGTAAAAGTTGTTCATCGGAGTGCTTTTTGATACCCGATCAATCCTGCGACGATCACGGCATTGCTGAGGGTCAGGAAAGCTTCAGCCCCACCATGCAGGGCATCAATAGCCACCAGTTCCGATCCGAATTTCAGCTCGGCAATCAGAGCTGCTCCAATCGTGATTCCGACAAACAACAGTGTGAGTTGAAAACCACGACGGCTCAGAGTGGGAAGTAACCGCCGTTGACCCAGGTAATAGAGAAAGATCAGATATGGAAAGAGGGAGAGCGCAAACAATGGTGATGGATCGAAGTCAGGCATCAGATCTGATCCTCCACGTTCGTTGGCCCTTTGATTGACCATGCGGCCCAGGCCAGCATGGCGTTGCCGATCAGGGTGAATGATGCTTGGAACGTGACCAGCCAGCGCAATTCTTCAGCGTTGTCGTAGAGATGCCATGTGCATGCTGCCATTGCACTGATCAGCGCTGGAAGCATCGCCCAGGCGATTCGCCGCGTAGTGGTGTTCTGACCATCAGGTTTGTATTGATGAATCAGCACGATGGCCATCAGCCATTCAGCTACTGAGGCCCAATGAATCCACCATGTCCCCAGCGATAGCGCGTGCATGTCAGTTCAATGGAGTCGTTCACCGTAACGGTTGAACACTTGGATAATGGTCAGATCAACTGTTGATTGCTGGTGAAGGCGTTTCGCAGTGGGCGGAAGTTGAGCATCCTGCTCTGTGGTTATTACGGCGAGCACAATCTCGGTGACGATGCTCTGCTTCAAGTGCTGGTTTCGCAAATTCCTTCCGATTGGGAACTTGTGGTGACAGCTAGGGACGCAGACGCTGTTCATGCCTTGGTTCCCGGGGTGTCGACAGTGAATCGTCGCTCACTATCGGAAACCATTCAGGCCCTGAACCATGTTGATGCTCTCGTTCTTGGCGGAGGCAGTTTGCTTCAGGACGGAACCAGTTTTAAAAGCCTTCTTTACTATCTCGTTCTTCTCTGGATTGCCCGTTTCAAGCGGATTTCAATTCTGCTCTGGGGTCAAGGACTAGGCCCACTGCATCGTCGACTCAGCCAAATCCTGGTGAAGCACACTCTCTCTGGCGTGAGCGCTGTGTCTTGGCGTGATCCAGGCTCGATGGGGCTTGCAAAGCGCTGGGGACTCAATGTTCCGATGGTGATGGGCCCTGATCCAGTCTGGCGTCATCCCTCGCCAGCTTGGACGGGAGGCGACAGGCTGATCCTCTGCTGGAGACCCACTCGTCTGTTGGACAGCAAGGGCTGGAGCGCTCTTCTTGAGGCGGTGGATCGTTTGAGTTCCAGTGGATGTTCTGAGGTGATCTGGCTGGCCTTCCACGCAGACCAGGATGCGTCGCTGTGGAATGAACTTCATAGTCGTGATCTGATTCCTGAGGGATTGTTTCTCCGTTCCGTTCAGATGCAGGCAGAAACTCTTGAACAGGTCCAGCCCTTGTTCAGTGAAGCTTCACTGGTCATCGCCATGCGTCTGCATGCTTTGATTCTTGCCGCAACGGCAGGTTGTCCGACCGCGGCGCTCAGCTATGACCCGAAGGTGAAGGCAGCAGCGCAACTAGCCGCTTTGCCATGGGTGGATCTGAACAATCAGCTCAACTCCGAGCAGTTGATCCATCAATGGCAGTTAGCAATGACGGCTGAGCGAGATGGTTCGCAAATCGAACAATTGAAGCGTGATGCACAGCTTCACCAGATCATGCTTGTTGAGGAACTCGGAAAACTATCGGCTTAAACGAAGACCTGTTTCAACGTTGAAGAGGATTTCGTCTTCAGCCCGCCATGTCAATCTGATTTGTTCTGGGATGGTCTGTTCTGGAGGTGCCATCATTCGAATCAGTCCTTGTTGCGTTTCTAGGAACAGCAACTGGGAATTCCCCAGCCATTCTCTCGATTGGAGCTTGCCGGATAATCCTGAATCAGAAAAACGAATGGATTCTGGTCTCACGGCGCGAACATGATCTGAATCATCTTTCAGACAATTGATTTGCGGTCTACCGATGAATCGAGCAACAAAAAGACTGTAAGGGTTGTGATAAAGATTGTATGGCGTGTCAATCTGTTCTATTTTTCCTTCATGAAGTACAGCGATTCGTTGTGCCATCGCCATGGCTTCATGTTGGTCATGAGTCACATAGATGGTTGGTTTCCTTTGTTCCAAAACAAGCCTTCGAAGTTCTGGACGTATATCTTCTCTCAATTGTGCATCCAGATTACTCATCGGTTCATCCAGAAGATAAACCTCAGGCTCTCTGATCAGTGCCCGGGCTAAAGCAACTCTTTGACGCTGACCACCTGATAGCTCAGCAGGGCGGTTGCCGGCTCGATTCCAAAGTTGAACCAGATCGAGAATCTGTCTGATCTTTGATGTTCTATCGCGCTTTGATATGCCACGTATTCGCAAACCGAGTTCGAGGTTTTCAAACACAGTCAGATGGGGAAGTAGTGCATAGCTTTGAAACACCATGCCAACACTTCGCTCTGCAGGTGTCAGGCTTGTGATGTCACGACCACTGATGTGAATGGATCCGGCGCTAACAGGATCAAGTCCTGCAATTAAGCGCAATGTTGTGCTTTTGCCGCAACCACTTGGACCAACGAGAGCGAGACATTCATTGTCTGCGACATTCATGGTCAAACTTTCAACAATCCATTGCTTGTTGATGTTGCGTCCGACTTGTCTGAGTTCAAGTGTCATCCCTTAACAGCTCCGGTGGTTAAGCCCGAAACAATCGGTTTCTGGAAAACCATTACCAATAGGATGAGAGGAATTGATCCAATAACTGTAGCTGCTGCGTAAGGACCGTAGGGAACGGAATGAATCGACGAGCCTGCGATTCTTGCCATTGCAACAGGAAGTGTCAACTTATTTGAGTCGCTGATCCACGTGAGAGCAATTGGGTATTCATTCCATGAGAATAGAAAAACAAGAATCGATGTGCTTGCAATGGCTGGAGAAATGAGTGGAAGCAAGATCCAACGAAATCGTTGTAGAACGCTTAACCCTTCAACTCTTGCAGCATCTTCGAGTTCTGGAGGAAGATCAGAAAATGCATTCGTAAGTAAGAGAACTGCCAGAGGTTGCGATAGTGCTGCGTAGGGAATTGCAAGTGCAATCAGACTATTTCCAAGTTGTAGATACCGGGCGATTTCCAGCAAAGCCAGAAAGAGCAGTACATAGGGAAATAGTGCGCAACCAATTAGCAGACATTTGATGATCAGCGCACTTCGTTGTCCAAGCTTGCTGAGGCTGTAACTTGCAGGTATTGCTAATAACAGTGTTAGGGCTGTAGAGATGGCTCCTGCGAATAAACTATTGAAGAGATAGCGAATGAAAGGAGGATTGCTTTGTAGAACACTTTGATAATGAGCGAGTGTCCAACGCTGTTCCAGTGGAGCAAACGGTGTGACTAGTGCTTGATCAGTGCAGAACGAGGTGTAGAGCTGCCAGGCCAAGGGGCTGAGGGACCAGATCAATAGAGCGATAATCACGAATCGTGCTGCTTTCATTTTGCAAAGGCTCCTGTGGATCGGTTTCTCACCGCAGTGATCACGAGCCACGCAATGACAATCAGTGAACTGAGAATTGCGAAGCTGCCAATCATGATGGTGGCGCTGTATCCAAAATCGAGAAACCGCAGAGCATTCCAATAGGCATAGAGAGCAATGCTTTCCGTACTGCTGGCCGGACCTCCTCCAGTCATCACCTGTACAAGATCAAAGACTCCGAA from the Synechococcus sp. UW179A genome contains:
- the dxs gene encoding 1-deoxy-D-xylulose-5-phosphate synthase, which produces MHLSDLSHPNQLHGLSVAELEDVAAQIRQRHLEVVSNSGGHLGPGLGVVELTLALYQTLDLDRDRVVWDVGHQAYPHKLITGRYSDFDSLRQKGGVAGYLKRSESTFDHFGAGHASTSISAALGMAMARDRLGQDHKCVAVIGDGALTGGMALEAINHAGHMPNTPLLVVLNDNDMSISPPVGALSSHLNRMRLSPPMQFLSGSVEESMRHLPFMGGDLPAELNRLKGSMRRLAVPKLGAVFEELGFTYMGPVDGHDIAEMMRTFQEAHRVGGPVLVHVLTTKGKGYPYAEADQVGYHAQSAFDLNTGKARPSKTPKPPSYSKVFGQTLVKICEQNPRVVGITAAMATGTGLDLLQKALPDQYIDVGIAEQHAVTLAAGMASDGLRPVVAIYSTFLQRAFDQLIHDVGIQKLPVTFVLDRAGVVGADGPTHQGQYDISYMRAIPNFTVMAPKDEAELQRMLVSSLKHDGPCAIRIPRGPGEGVPLMEEGWEPLPIGCGEVLRSGDDLVIVAYGAMNAKAMATAEILASQGIQATVVNARFLRPLDTELLHPLAKRIGRLVTMEEGSLEGGFGSAVIESLQESELHLPVMRLGIPDVLVDHATPQQSFETLGLLPDQMAERIRERFNLITTQIQNSSETGVEIPSVRS
- a CDS encoding DUF3593 domain-containing protein — its product is MPDFDPSPLFALSLFPYLIFLYYLGQRRLLPTLSRRGFQLTLLFVGITIGAALIAELKFGSELVAIDALHGGAEAFLTLSNAVIVAGLIGYQKALR
- a CDS encoding DUF2499 domain-containing protein yields the protein MHALSLGTWWIHWASVAEWLMAIVLIHQYKPDGQNTTTRRIAWAMLPALISAMAACTWHLYDNAEELRWLVTFQASFTLIGNAMLAWAAWSIKGPTNVEDQI
- a CDS encoding carbohydrate ABC transporter permease, whose protein sequence is MKAARFVIIALLIWSLSPLAWQLYTSFCTDQALVTPFAPLEQRWTLAHYQSVLQSNPPFIRYLFNSLFAGAISTALTLLLAIPASYSLSKLGQRSALIIKCLLIGCALFPYVLLFLALLEIARYLQLGNSLIALAIPYAALSQPLAVLLLTNAFSDLPPELEDAARVEGLSVLQRFRWILLPLISPAIASTSILVFLFSWNEYPIALTWISDSNKLTLPVAMARIAGSSIHSVPYGPYAAATVIGSIPLILLVMVFQKPIVSGLTTGAVKG
- the psaK gene encoding photosystem I reaction center subunit PsaK; translation: MLAPLLAIAPATVTWSPKVGLVMIVCNVIAIVIGKAAIKFPNEGAQLPNPAFFGGMSHASLLATTSLGHVIGMGAILGLATRGVL
- a CDS encoding ABC transporter ATP-binding protein, producing the protein MTLELRQVGRNINKQWIVESLTMNVADNECLALVGPSGCGKSTTLRLIAGLDPVSAGSIHISGRDITSLTPAERSVGMVFQSYALLPHLTVFENLELGLRIRGISKRDRTSKIRQILDLVQLWNRAGNRPAELSGGQRQRVALARALIREPEVYLLDEPMSNLDAQLREDIRPELRRLVLEQRKPTIYVTHDQHEAMAMAQRIAVLHEGKIEQIDTPYNLYHNPYSLFVARFIGRPQINCLKDDSDHVRAVRPESIRFSDSGLSGKLQSREWLGNSQLLFLETQQGLIRMMAPPEQTIPEQIRLTWRAEDEILFNVETGLRLSR
- the csaB gene encoding polysaccharide pyruvyl transferase CsaB, with translation MSILLCGYYGEHNLGDDALLQVLVSQIPSDWELVVTARDADAVHALVPGVSTVNRRSLSETIQALNHVDALVLGGGSLLQDGTSFKSLLYYLVLLWIARFKRISILLWGQGLGPLHRRLSQILVKHTLSGVSAVSWRDPGSMGLAKRWGLNVPMVMGPDPVWRHPSPAWTGGDRLILCWRPTRLLDSKGWSALLEAVDRLSSSGCSEVIWLAFHADQDASLWNELHSRDLIPEGLFLRSVQMQAETLEQVQPLFSEASLVIAMRLHALILAATAGCPTAALSYDPKVKAAAQLAALPWVDLNNQLNSEQLIHQWQLAMTAERDGSQIEQLKRDAQLHQIMLVEELGKLSA